One region of Chelonoidis abingdonii isolate Lonesome George chromosome 14, CheloAbing_2.0, whole genome shotgun sequence genomic DNA includes:
- the LOC116827367 gene encoding uncharacterized protein LOC116827367 isoform X5, producing MGRSTPPPQHSPTDCLSHPGRLQRQTGSFMAAAEPTRGRDSQGAAGDEAVKLEPQGPFLRSSVKAVKQEMLKLGITRMPEPERPFLRSSVRALKQEMPEPCIARMPEGPFLRSAVRALKQEMPEPGIAGMLEPEGPFLRSSVRTLKQEMPEPGVAGMLEPEGPFLKRTGKNIPWIPEQGRAGGNQHRAERRNPPRRRQGKNSRYDPLPGRQGGSPLRDITVPQSAAAGGPPHTCATCGKSFSRRSKLSSHQRNHTGDKPHSCGDCGKGFLWRSDLLRHQLMHTGERPHHCSQCGRGFSRASRLLQHQRAHMEASPGTEGSPVPSLLQGVHEEPGNGVGQSPGLSVGQRVHAEPGHEVGRSPGLNVGLGVHLDPRHGVGQSPGLSEGEGVHMEPSHGAGRSLGLNGGQGVRPEPGCGVGRSPELNEGQGVHVEPGHRVGQSLGLNEGLGVHTEPDHRVEQSLGLSEGQGVHAEPGHGVGRSLGLNEGQGVHAAPGHRVGRSLVLSEGQGVHAEPGHGVGRSLGLSDGQGVHAEPGNGAERTWALSMLQRSHVEPAYGGEGNVAQSPTLFALQGVHGEPCRGARWSPVLTTLQGIHAEPGLGVGRSLGLHEGLGVHAEPGHGVGRSRGLSQGLGVHAEPGYGVGQSLGRSEEQGVHVEPGHGVGHSPGLSEGQGVHVEPSNGAERTWALTMLQGVHAEPCHGAGWSPVLTTLQRSHVEPAHGGEGNVAQSPTLFALQGVHGEPCHGAAWSPVLTTLQGIHTEPGHGVGWSPVLTTLQGVHAEPGHGARWSPMLTTLQGVHVEPCHGAGWSPVLTTLQGVHAEPGHGPGWTPMLTTLQGIHAEPGHGAGWSPVLTTLQGVHGEPCHGQEWSPALSALQGIHGEPSHTSEGNPALIALQRVHAEPWHGTEGNVAQCPTVFALQRIHAEPCYGTEGPTAQSLELIVLQRVHGEPCHGAEGSSALITLQGLHEEPCHGTEQNPALHAVQTVHGEPCHGTEQNPALHAVKTVHGEPCHGTEQSPALSAVQTVHGEPCHGTEQSPALSAVQTVHGEPCHGTEQSPALCAVQTVHGEPCHGTEQSPALRAVQTVHGEFCHDTEQSLELRAVQTVHGEPCHGTEQSPALRAVQTVHGEPCHGTEQSLALSAVQTVHGEPCHGAESPMAHSLALASLQSIQAGEAQCVMAERGGGLAETPLSPMALVQENPFQCPECRKCFSRSSYLVKHRRIHGAGKPHQCPQCGKCFSQRSYLCKHRRIHAAAAGKPHECALCGKRFSLRSYLCKHHRIHTR from the exons ATGGGCAGaagcaccccacccccccagcactcccCCACTGACTGCCTTTctcaccctggcaggctgcagagaCAAACCGGCTCATTCATGGCTGCGGCAGAGCCCACTCGGGGAAGGGACTCTCAAGGAGCTGCAG GTGATGAAGCGGTAAAGCTGGAGCCGCAGGGGCCATTCCTGAGAAGCTCTGTGAAGGCTGTAAAGCAGGAGATGCTGAAGCTAGGCATAACAAGGATGCCAGAGCCGGAGCGACCATTCCTGAGAAGCTCTGTGAGGGCTTTAAAGCAGGAGATGCCCGAGCCATGCATAGCAAGGATGCCGGAGGGGCCGTTCCTGAGAAGTGCCGTGAGGGCTTTAAAGCAGGAGATGCCGGAGCCAGGCATAGCAGGGATGCTGGAGCCAGAGGGGCCGTTCCTGAGAAGCTCTGTGAGGACTTTAAAGCAGGAGATGCCGGAGCCAGGTGTAGCAGGGATGCTGGAGCCAGAGGGGCCGTTCCTGAAAAGAACTGGAAAGAAcattccctggatcccggagcagggcagagctggtgGGAACCAGCACCGGGCAGAGAGGAGGAACCCTCCACGGAGGAGGCAGGGTAAGAACAGCCGCTATGACCCGCTGCCGGGgaggcaaggaggcagccccctGCGGGACATCACTGTGCCCCAGAGTGCAGCTGCCGGGGGGCCACCCCACACGTGTGCCACCTGTGGAAAGAGTTTCAGCCGCCGCTCCAAGCTGAGCTCCCACCAGAGGAACCACACTGGAGACAAACCCCACAgttgtggggactgtgggaagggcTTTCTGTGGCGCTCGGACCTGCTCCGGCATCAGCTCATGCACACGGGGGAGCGTCCCCACCACTGCTCTCAGTGTGGCCGTGGCTTCAGCCGGGCCTCGCGGCTTCTGCAGCATCAGAGAGCCCACATGGAAGCCAGCCCCGGAACGGAGGGTAGCCCGGTGCCGAGTCTGTTGCAGGGAGTACACGAGGAGCCTGGCAATGGAGTGGGGCAGAGCCCGGGGCTGAGCGTGGGCCAGAGAGTCCATGCGGAACCTGGCCACGAAGTGGGACGGAGCCCAGGGCTGAATGTGGGGCTGGGAGTCCACTTGGATCCCCGccatggggtggggcagagcccgGGGCTGAGTGAGGGCGAGGGAGTCCACATGGAGCCTAGCCACGGAGCGGGGCGGAGCCTGGGGCTGAATGGAGGCCAAGGAGTCCGCCCGGAGCCTGGCTGTGGAGTGGGACGGAGCCCAGAGCTGAATGAGGGCCAGGGAGTCCACGTGGAGCCTGGCCACAgggtggggcagagcctggggctgaaTGAGGGGCTGGGAGTCCACACAGAGCCGGACCACAGAGTGGAGCAGAGCCTGGGACTGagtgaggggcagggagtccaCGCGGAGCCTGGCCACGGAGTGGGGCGGAGCCTGGGGTTGAATGAGGGCCAGGGAGTCCATGCGGCGCCTGGCCACAGAGTGGGGCGGAGCCTGGTGCTCagtgaggggcagggagtccaTGCGGAGCCTGGCCACGGAGTAGGGCGGAGCTTGGGGCTCAGTGATGGGCAGGGAGTCCACGCGGAGCCTGGCAATGGAGCAGAGAGGACCTGGGCTCTGAGTATGTTGCAGAGAAGCCACGTGGAGCCTGCCTATGGAGGGGAGGGCAATGTGGCACAGAGCCCAACCTTGTTTGCACTGCAAGGAGTCCATGGAGAGCCCTGTCGTGGAGCGAGGTGGAGCCCGGTGCTCACTACACTGCAGGGCATTCACGCAGAGCCTGGCCTTGGGGTGGGGCGGAGCCTGGGGCTGCATGAGGGGCTGGGAGTCCATGCAGAGCCTGGCCATGGAGTGGGGCGGAGCCGGGGGCTGAGTCAGGGGCTGGGAGTCCATGCGGAGCCTGGCTATGGAGTAGGGCAGAGCCTGGGGCGGAGTGAGGAGCAGGGAGTCCACGTGGAGCCTGGCCATGGAGTGGGGCACAGCCCGGGACTGagtgaggggcagggagtccaTGTGGAGCCCAGCAATGGAGCAGAGAGGACCTGGGCTCTGACTATGCTGCAGGGAGTCCATGCAGAGCCCTGCCACGGGGCGGGGTGGAGCCCAGTGCTGACTACGCTGCAGAGAAGCCATGTGGAGCCTGCCCACGGAGGGGAGGGCAATGTGGCACAGAGCCCAACCTTGTTTGCACTTCAGGGAGTCCATGGAGAGCCCTGCCATGGAGCGGCGTGGAGCCCGGTGCTCACTACACTGCAGGGCATCCACACAGAGCCAGGCCACGGAGTGGGGTGGAGCCCAGTACTCACTACACTGCAGGGTGTCCACGCAGAGCCAGGCCATGGAGCAAGGTGGAGCCCTATGCTAACTACACTGCAGGGCGTCCATGTGGAGCCCTGCCATGGAGCAGGGTGGAGCCCGGTGCTCACTACACTGCAGGGTGTTCACGCAGAGCCAGGCCATGGACCAGGGTGGACCCCAATGCTCACTACACTGCAGGGCATCCACGCAGAGCCAGGCCATGGAGCAGGGTGGAGCCCCGTGCTCACTACGCTGCAGGGAGTCCACGGGGAGCCCTGCCATGGACAAGAATGGAGCCCAGCCCTGAGTGCATTGCAGGGCATCCACGGGGAGCCCAGCCACACCTCAGAAGGGAACCCGGCGCTGATTGCCTTGCAGAGGGTCCATGCGGAGCCCTGGCATGGCACAGAGGGTAACGTGGCACAATGCCCAACCGTGTTTGCACTGCAGAGAATTCATGCAGAGCCCTGCTATGGCACTGAGGGACCCACGGCCCAGAGCCTGGAGCTGATTGTGCTGCAGAGAGTCCATGGGGAGCCCTGCCATGGAGCAGAGGGGAGCTCAGCCCTGATTACCCTGCAGGGACTTCACGAGGAGCCCTGCCACGGCACCGAGCAGAACCCAGCACTGCATGCAGTGCAGACAGTCCACGGGGAGCCCTGCCACGGCACTGAGCAGAACCCGGCACTGCATGCAGTGAAGACAGTCCACGGGGAGCCCTGCCACGGCACCGAGCAGAGCCCGGCACTGAGTGCAGTGCAGACAGTCCACGGGGAGCCCTGCCACGGCACCGAGCAGAGCCCGGCACTGAGTGCAGTGCAGACAGTCCACGGGGAGCCCTGCCACGGCACCGAGCAGAGCCCGGCACTGTGTGCAGTGCAGACAGTCCACGGGGAGCCCTGCCACGGCACTGAGCAGAGCCCGGCACTGCGTGCAGTGCAGACAGTCCACGGGGAGTTCTGCCACGACACTGAGCAGAGCCTGGAACTGCGTGCAGTGCAGACAGTCCACGGGGAGCCCTGCCATGGCACCGAGCAGAGCCCGGCTCTGCGTGCAGTGCAGACAGTCCATGGGGAGCCCTGCCATGGCACCGAGCAGAGCCTGGCACTGAGTGCAGTGCAGACAGTCCACGGGGAGCCCTGCCATGGAGCAGAGAGTCCCATGGCCCATAGCCTGGCGCTGGCTTCGCTGCAGAGTATCCAGGCCGGAGAGGCTCAATGTGTCATGGCTGAGCGAGGGGGAGGCCTGGCCGAGACCCCCCTATCGCCCATGGCCCTGGTGCAGGAGAATCCCTTCCAATGTCCCGAGTGCCGAAAGTGCTTCAGCCGCAGCTCGTACCTGGTGAAGCACCGCCGGATCCACGGGGCGGGGAagccccaccagtgcccccaGTGTGGCAAGTGCTTCAGCCAACGCTCATACCTCTGCAAGCACCGCCGGATCCATGCCGCAGCAGCCGGCAAACCCCACGAGTGTGCGCTGTGCGGCAAGCGCTTCAGCCTTCGGTCCTACCTCTGCAAACACCACCGCATCCACACGAGATAG
- the LOC116827367 gene encoding uncharacterized protein LOC116827367 isoform X4, translating to MGRSTPPPQHSPTDCLSHPGRLQRQTGSFMAAAEPTRGRDSQGAAAGDEAVKLEPQGPFLRSSVKAVKQEMLKLGITRMPEPERPFLRSSVRALKQEMPEPCIARMPEGPFLRSAVRALKQEMPEPGIAGMLEPEGPFLRSSVRTLKQEMPEPGVAGMLEPEGPFLKRTGKNIPWIPEQGRAGGNQHRAERRNPPRRRQGKNSRYDPLPGRQGGSPLRDITVPQSAAAGGPPHTCATCGKSFSRRSKLSSHQRNHTGDKPHSCGDCGKGFLWRSDLLRHQLMHTGERPHHCSQCGRGFSRASRLLQHQRAHMEASPGTEGSPVPSLLQGVHEEPGNGVGQSPGLSVGQRVHAEPGHEVGRSPGLNVGLGVHLDPRHGVGQSPGLSEGEGVHMEPSHGAGRSLGLNGGQGVRPEPGCGVGRSPELNEGQGVHVEPGHRVGQSLGLNEGLGVHTEPDHRVEQSLGLSEGQGVHAEPGHGVGRSLGLNEGQGVHAAPGHRVGRSLVLSEGQGVHAEPGHGVGRSLGLSDGQGVHAEPGNGAERTWALSMLQRSHVEPAYGGEGNVAQSPTLFALQGVHGEPCRGARWSPVLTTLQGIHAEPGLGVGRSLGLHEGLGVHAEPGHGVGRSRGLSQGLGVHAEPGYGVGQSLGRSEEQGVHVEPGHGVGHSPGLSEGQGVHVEPSNGAERTWALTMLQGVHAEPCHGAGWSPVLTTLQRSHVEPAHGGEGNVAQSPTLFALQGVHGEPCHGAAWSPVLTTLQGIHTEPGHGVGWSPVLTTLQGVHAEPGHGARWSPMLTTLQGVHVEPCHGAGWSPVLTTLQGVHAEPGHGPGWTPMLTTLQGIHAEPGHGAGWSPVLTTLQGVHGEPCHGQEWSPALSALQGIHGEPSHTSEGNPALIALQRVHAEPWHGTEGNVAQCPTVFALQRIHAEPCYGTEGPTAQSLELIVLQRVHGEPCHGAEGSSALITLQGLHEEPCHGTEQNPALHAVQTVHGEPCHGTEQNPALHAVKTVHGEPCHGTEQSPALSAVQTVHGEPCHGTEQSPALSAVQTVHGEPCHGTEQSPALCAVQTVHGEPCHGTEQSPALRAVQTVHGEFCHDTEQSLELRAVQTVHGEPCHGTEQSPALRAVQTVHGEPCHGTEQSLALSAVQTVHGEPCHGAESPMAHSLALASLQSIQAGEAQCVMAERGGGLAETPLSPMALVQENPFQCPECRKCFSRSSYLVKHRRIHGAGKPHQCPQCGKCFSQRSYLCKHRRIHAAAAGKPHECALCGKRFSLRSYLCKHHRIHTR from the exons ATGGGCAGaagcaccccacccccccagcactcccCCACTGACTGCCTTTctcaccctggcaggctgcagagaCAAACCGGCTCATTCATGGCTGCGGCAGAGCCCACTCGGGGAAGGGACTCTCAAGGAGCTGCAG CAGGTGATGAAGCGGTAAAGCTGGAGCCGCAGGGGCCATTCCTGAGAAGCTCTGTGAAGGCTGTAAAGCAGGAGATGCTGAAGCTAGGCATAACAAGGATGCCAGAGCCGGAGCGACCATTCCTGAGAAGCTCTGTGAGGGCTTTAAAGCAGGAGATGCCCGAGCCATGCATAGCAAGGATGCCGGAGGGGCCGTTCCTGAGAAGTGCCGTGAGGGCTTTAAAGCAGGAGATGCCGGAGCCAGGCATAGCAGGGATGCTGGAGCCAGAGGGGCCGTTCCTGAGAAGCTCTGTGAGGACTTTAAAGCAGGAGATGCCGGAGCCAGGTGTAGCAGGGATGCTGGAGCCAGAGGGGCCGTTCCTGAAAAGAACTGGAAAGAAcattccctggatcccggagcagggcagagctggtgGGAACCAGCACCGGGCAGAGAGGAGGAACCCTCCACGGAGGAGGCAGGGTAAGAACAGCCGCTATGACCCGCTGCCGGGgaggcaaggaggcagccccctGCGGGACATCACTGTGCCCCAGAGTGCAGCTGCCGGGGGGCCACCCCACACGTGTGCCACCTGTGGAAAGAGTTTCAGCCGCCGCTCCAAGCTGAGCTCCCACCAGAGGAACCACACTGGAGACAAACCCCACAgttgtggggactgtgggaagggcTTTCTGTGGCGCTCGGACCTGCTCCGGCATCAGCTCATGCACACGGGGGAGCGTCCCCACCACTGCTCTCAGTGTGGCCGTGGCTTCAGCCGGGCCTCGCGGCTTCTGCAGCATCAGAGAGCCCACATGGAAGCCAGCCCCGGAACGGAGGGTAGCCCGGTGCCGAGTCTGTTGCAGGGAGTACACGAGGAGCCTGGCAATGGAGTGGGGCAGAGCCCGGGGCTGAGCGTGGGCCAGAGAGTCCATGCGGAACCTGGCCACGAAGTGGGACGGAGCCCAGGGCTGAATGTGGGGCTGGGAGTCCACTTGGATCCCCGccatggggtggggcagagcccgGGGCTGAGTGAGGGCGAGGGAGTCCACATGGAGCCTAGCCACGGAGCGGGGCGGAGCCTGGGGCTGAATGGAGGCCAAGGAGTCCGCCCGGAGCCTGGCTGTGGAGTGGGACGGAGCCCAGAGCTGAATGAGGGCCAGGGAGTCCACGTGGAGCCTGGCCACAgggtggggcagagcctggggctgaaTGAGGGGCTGGGAGTCCACACAGAGCCGGACCACAGAGTGGAGCAGAGCCTGGGACTGagtgaggggcagggagtccaCGCGGAGCCTGGCCACGGAGTGGGGCGGAGCCTGGGGTTGAATGAGGGCCAGGGAGTCCATGCGGCGCCTGGCCACAGAGTGGGGCGGAGCCTGGTGCTCagtgaggggcagggagtccaTGCGGAGCCTGGCCACGGAGTAGGGCGGAGCTTGGGGCTCAGTGATGGGCAGGGAGTCCACGCGGAGCCTGGCAATGGAGCAGAGAGGACCTGGGCTCTGAGTATGTTGCAGAGAAGCCACGTGGAGCCTGCCTATGGAGGGGAGGGCAATGTGGCACAGAGCCCAACCTTGTTTGCACTGCAAGGAGTCCATGGAGAGCCCTGTCGTGGAGCGAGGTGGAGCCCGGTGCTCACTACACTGCAGGGCATTCACGCAGAGCCTGGCCTTGGGGTGGGGCGGAGCCTGGGGCTGCATGAGGGGCTGGGAGTCCATGCAGAGCCTGGCCATGGAGTGGGGCGGAGCCGGGGGCTGAGTCAGGGGCTGGGAGTCCATGCGGAGCCTGGCTATGGAGTAGGGCAGAGCCTGGGGCGGAGTGAGGAGCAGGGAGTCCACGTGGAGCCTGGCCATGGAGTGGGGCACAGCCCGGGACTGagtgaggggcagggagtccaTGTGGAGCCCAGCAATGGAGCAGAGAGGACCTGGGCTCTGACTATGCTGCAGGGAGTCCATGCAGAGCCCTGCCACGGGGCGGGGTGGAGCCCAGTGCTGACTACGCTGCAGAGAAGCCATGTGGAGCCTGCCCACGGAGGGGAGGGCAATGTGGCACAGAGCCCAACCTTGTTTGCACTTCAGGGAGTCCATGGAGAGCCCTGCCATGGAGCGGCGTGGAGCCCGGTGCTCACTACACTGCAGGGCATCCACACAGAGCCAGGCCACGGAGTGGGGTGGAGCCCAGTACTCACTACACTGCAGGGTGTCCACGCAGAGCCAGGCCATGGAGCAAGGTGGAGCCCTATGCTAACTACACTGCAGGGCGTCCATGTGGAGCCCTGCCATGGAGCAGGGTGGAGCCCGGTGCTCACTACACTGCAGGGTGTTCACGCAGAGCCAGGCCATGGACCAGGGTGGACCCCAATGCTCACTACACTGCAGGGCATCCACGCAGAGCCAGGCCATGGAGCAGGGTGGAGCCCCGTGCTCACTACGCTGCAGGGAGTCCACGGGGAGCCCTGCCATGGACAAGAATGGAGCCCAGCCCTGAGTGCATTGCAGGGCATCCACGGGGAGCCCAGCCACACCTCAGAAGGGAACCCGGCGCTGATTGCCTTGCAGAGGGTCCATGCGGAGCCCTGGCATGGCACAGAGGGTAACGTGGCACAATGCCCAACCGTGTTTGCACTGCAGAGAATTCATGCAGAGCCCTGCTATGGCACTGAGGGACCCACGGCCCAGAGCCTGGAGCTGATTGTGCTGCAGAGAGTCCATGGGGAGCCCTGCCATGGAGCAGAGGGGAGCTCAGCCCTGATTACCCTGCAGGGACTTCACGAGGAGCCCTGCCACGGCACCGAGCAGAACCCAGCACTGCATGCAGTGCAGACAGTCCACGGGGAGCCCTGCCACGGCACTGAGCAGAACCCGGCACTGCATGCAGTGAAGACAGTCCACGGGGAGCCCTGCCACGGCACCGAGCAGAGCCCGGCACTGAGTGCAGTGCAGACAGTCCACGGGGAGCCCTGCCACGGCACCGAGCAGAGCCCGGCACTGAGTGCAGTGCAGACAGTCCACGGGGAGCCCTGCCACGGCACCGAGCAGAGCCCGGCACTGTGTGCAGTGCAGACAGTCCACGGGGAGCCCTGCCACGGCACTGAGCAGAGCCCGGCACTGCGTGCAGTGCAGACAGTCCACGGGGAGTTCTGCCACGACACTGAGCAGAGCCTGGAACTGCGTGCAGTGCAGACAGTCCACGGGGAGCCCTGCCATGGCACCGAGCAGAGCCCGGCTCTGCGTGCAGTGCAGACAGTCCATGGGGAGCCCTGCCATGGCACCGAGCAGAGCCTGGCACTGAGTGCAGTGCAGACAGTCCACGGGGAGCCCTGCCATGGAGCAGAGAGTCCCATGGCCCATAGCCTGGCGCTGGCTTCGCTGCAGAGTATCCAGGCCGGAGAGGCTCAATGTGTCATGGCTGAGCGAGGGGGAGGCCTGGCCGAGACCCCCCTATCGCCCATGGCCCTGGTGCAGGAGAATCCCTTCCAATGTCCCGAGTGCCGAAAGTGCTTCAGCCGCAGCTCGTACCTGGTGAAGCACCGCCGGATCCACGGGGCGGGGAagccccaccagtgcccccaGTGTGGCAAGTGCTTCAGCCAACGCTCATACCTCTGCAAGCACCGCCGGATCCATGCCGCAGCAGCCGGCAAACCCCACGAGTGTGCGCTGTGCGGCAAGCGCTTCAGCCTTCGGTCCTACCTCTGCAAACACCACCGCATCCACACGAGATAG